The Linepithema humile isolate Giens D197 chromosome 2, Lhum_UNIL_v1.0, whole genome shotgun sequence genome has a segment encoding these proteins:
- the LOC105673917 gene encoding very low-density lipoprotein receptor-like isoform X1, with product MGRGDCHCVLLLVALTALAAANAFSTDSKSACPLRQFRCANGRCIPISWVCDKTDDCTDNSDESPEECKNTQECKESDFKCTNGRCIPNIWHCDGDRDCPDGADEDPAVCRTKTCTPEQFTCHSGNGECVALTWMCDDNPDCSDGSDEAECNDTCRSDEFTCANKHCIQQLWVCDNDNDCGDNSDEKDCGPITCNPDTDFACSEDYCITSRWRCDGDYDCPDRSDETGCKEPPAGKKISHCDKEFDCDDGVTCIHQTWVCDGEKDCPNGADESPQRCQNVTCRPDQFQCEDRRSCIPGYLYCNGKAECADGSDEKNCTSKIEVCDPQTQFKCGKGSCIPLNRVCNKYPDCIGSEDENEELCGVNECAKNNGGCSQICVDLPIGYRCDCQPGYRLIDNRTCDDIDECLEPGSCSQFCQNEKGGFKCNCAPGYLRDPRNSTRCKAAEGHASLLFARRHDIRKVALDRQEMTAIVNNTKMATALDFVFRTGMIFWSDVSEKKIYKAPIDEGNERTVVIENDLTTSDGLAVDWIYSHIYWTDSGKDTIELANFEGNMRKTLIRDRIQEPRAIALNPLEGWMFWTDWSDEARIERAGMDGTHRSVIVGNDVKWPNGLTLDLIGKRVYWVDAKLNIIGSCNYDGTGRRTVLFSPVTLRHPFSITTFEDYVYWSDWDKETIFKANKFTGLEVEAVTSIRTLQHPMVVHVYHPYRQPDGMNQCQAVNGHCSHLCLPAPKINSRSPLLSCACPDGLRLLPDGLMCVENVTTTVAPSTQATTKPFMRLQPLNVSTSDNPLSSADADGKDSIGAESTDPGLVAGIVIGVVSLGLLLLALVAIVCYRHYLHRNVTSMNFDNPVYRKTTEDQFSLEKNRFPLPAATVGEEAQEPLTSPGTNDYV from the exons ACACCCAGGAGTGCAAGGAGTCAGACTTCAAGTGCACCAATGGCCGATGCATACCCAATATATGGCATTGCGACGGCGACCGAGATTGTCCGGACGGCGCAGATGAGGATCCTGCTGTCTGCA GGACCAAGACCTGCACGCCGGAACAATTCACGTGTCATTCGGGCAATGGGGAGTGCGTGGCATTAACATGGATGTGCGATGACAACCCGGACTGTTCGGACGGTTCAGACGAGGCTGAGTGCA ACGACACTTGCCGGTCGGACGAGTTTACCTGCGCGAATAAGCATTGCATTCAGCAACTGTGGGTCTGCGACAACGATAACGATTGTGGAGACAACAGTGACGAGAAGGATTGCGGGCCGATTACTTGTAATCCTGACACTGATTTTGCGTGTTCCGAGGATTATTGCATAACATCGCGGTGGAGATGCGATGGCGATTACGATTGTCCTGATCGATCTGACGAAACAGGATGCAAG GAACCTCCGGCTGGAAAGAAGATAAGCCACTGCGACAAGGAGTTTGATTGCGATGATGGCGTAACTTGTATCCACCAGACTTGGGTGTGCGATGGCGAGAAAGACTGTCCAAATGGTGCGGACGAATCCCCACAGAGATGTCAGAATGTCACCTGCAGACCCGATCAATTTCAGTGCGAAGATCGACGTTCTTGCATCCCAG GTTATCTGTACTGCAATGGCAAAGCCGAATGCGCTGACGGAAGCGACGAGAAGAATTGCACGAGCAAAATCGAAGTCTGCGATCCACAGACTCAGTTCAAATGCGGAAAAGGCTCATGCATTCCCCTGAATAGGGTCTGCAACAAATATCCAGATTGCATCGGCTCGGAGGACGAGAACGAGGAACTCTGCGGTGTGAACGAGTGCGCGAAAAATAATGGTGGATGCTCGCAGATTTGCGTCGATCTGCCTATCGGTTACCGATGCGACTGCCAACCGGGATACAGACTCATTGACAATCGCACATGCGATG ATATCGACGAATGTTTGGAGCCTGGCAGCTGTTCTCAGTTTTGCCAGAATGAGAAAGGCGGTTTCAAGTGCAACTGCGCCCCAGGTTATCTTAGAGATCCGCGCAATTCAACACGCTGCAAAGCCGCGGAGGGTCACGCGAGTTTATTATTCGCCCGTCGACACGACATCCGAAAAGTAGCTCTGGACCGCCAGGAAATGACCGCCATCGTAAACAACACCAAAATGGCAACAGCTTTAGACTTTGTCTTTCGTACCGGGATGATCTTCTGGAGCGACGTcagcgagaaaaaaatttacaa AGCTCCAATCGACGAAGGCAATGAGCGCACGGTCGTTATCGAGAATGATCTTACCACGTCAGACGGATTGGCAGTTGATTGGATTTACAGTCACATTTATTGGACAGATTCCGGGAAGGATACCATCGAATTAGCCAATTTTGAAGGAAACATGAGGAAGACTCTGATACGAGATCGCATTCAAGAACCTAGAGCGATAGCGCTGAATCCTTTGGAAGGCTGGATGTTCTGGACGGACTGGAGCGATGAGGCTCGCATTGAACGGGCTGGCATGGATGGCACTCATCGATCG GTGATTGTCGGCAATGATGTCAAGTGGCCTAATGGCTTAACTTTAGACCTGATCGGCAAGAGAGTTTATTGGGTGGACGCCAAATTAAACATCATAGGTTCTTGCAATTACGACGGCACGGGCAGACGAACGGTTCTCTTCTCCCCCGTCACTCTCAGGCATCCTTTCAGCATTACAACATTCGAAGATTACGTGTACTGGTCCGATTGGGATAAAGAAACGATCTTCAAAGCTAACAAGTTTACCGGGCTGGAAGTCGAGGCTGTAACGTCGATCAGAACGCTTCAACATCCGATGGTGGTCCATGTCTATCACCCTTACAGACAGCCCGACGGGATGAATCAGTGCCAGGCCGTCAACGGGCATTGCAGCCACCTGTGTTTACCGGCACCTAAAATCAACTCCAGATCACCGCTGTTGTCATGCGCCTGTCCAGATGGCTTGCGATTATTACCCGATGGATTGATGTGCGTGGAAAATG TTACTACGACCGTAGCACCGTCCACACAAGCGACTACGAAGCCGTTCATGAGGCTCCAGCCTCTGAATGTTTCTACGAGTGATA ATCCACTTTCCTCAGCGGATGCAGACGGGAAGGATAGCATAGGAGCTGAATCTACAGATCCTGGTTTAGTCGCTGGAATCGTGATAGGCGTAGTGTCCTTAGGACTGCTACTACTCGCCCTTGTGGCGATAGTCTGCTACAGGCATTATCTTCATCGCAATGTTACTAGTATGAACTTCGATAACCCCGTCTACAGGAAGACTACAGAGGATCAGTTCAGTCTTGAGAAAAACAGATTTCCGCTTCCCGCAGCTACAGTTGGGGAGGAG GCCCAAGAACCATTGACAAGTCCTGGAACAAATGACTATGTTTAA
- the LOC105673917 gene encoding very low-density lipoprotein receptor-like isoform X2 — MGRGDCHCVLLLVALTALAAANAFSTDSKSACPLRQFRCANGRCIPISWVCDKTDDCTDNSDESPEECKNTQECKESDFKCTNGRCIPNIWHCDGDRDCPDGADEDPAVCRTVPCSETEFQCSLNECIPKNWLCDHQVDCTNGLDEKNCHNDTCRSDEFTCANKHCIQQLWVCDNDNDCGDNSDEKDCGPITCNPDTDFACSEDYCITSRWRCDGDYDCPDRSDETGCKEPPAGKKISHCDKEFDCDDGVTCIHQTWVCDGEKDCPNGADESPQRCQNVTCRPDQFQCEDRRSCIPGYLYCNGKAECADGSDEKNCTSKIEVCDPQTQFKCGKGSCIPLNRVCNKYPDCIGSEDENEELCGVNECAKNNGGCSQICVDLPIGYRCDCQPGYRLIDNRTCDDIDECLEPGSCSQFCQNEKGGFKCNCAPGYLRDPRNSTRCKAAEGHASLLFARRHDIRKVALDRQEMTAIVNNTKMATALDFVFRTGMIFWSDVSEKKIYKAPIDEGNERTVVIENDLTTSDGLAVDWIYSHIYWTDSGKDTIELANFEGNMRKTLIRDRIQEPRAIALNPLEGWMFWTDWSDEARIERAGMDGTHRSVIVGNDVKWPNGLTLDLIGKRVYWVDAKLNIIGSCNYDGTGRRTVLFSPVTLRHPFSITTFEDYVYWSDWDKETIFKANKFTGLEVEAVTSIRTLQHPMVVHVYHPYRQPDGMNQCQAVNGHCSHLCLPAPKINSRSPLLSCACPDGLRLLPDGLMCVENVTTTVAPSTQATTKPFMRLQPLNVSTSDNPLSSADADGKDSIGAESTDPGLVAGIVIGVVSLGLLLLALVAIVCYRHYLHRNVTSMNFDNPVYRKTTEDQFSLEKNRFPLPAATVGEEAQEPLTSPGTNDYV; from the exons ACACCCAGGAGTGCAAGGAGTCAGACTTCAAGTGCACCAATGGCCGATGCATACCCAATATATGGCATTGCGACGGCGACCGAGATTGTCCGGACGGCGCAGATGAGGATCCTGCTGTCTGCA gaacggTACCGTGCAGCGAAACGGAATTTCAATGCAGTCTGAACGAGTGCATCCCGAAGAACTGGCTATGCGACCACCAGGTGGATTGCACCAACGGTCTCGACGAGAAGAACTGTCACA ACGACACTTGCCGGTCGGACGAGTTTACCTGCGCGAATAAGCATTGCATTCAGCAACTGTGGGTCTGCGACAACGATAACGATTGTGGAGACAACAGTGACGAGAAGGATTGCGGGCCGATTACTTGTAATCCTGACACTGATTTTGCGTGTTCCGAGGATTATTGCATAACATCGCGGTGGAGATGCGATGGCGATTACGATTGTCCTGATCGATCTGACGAAACAGGATGCAAG GAACCTCCGGCTGGAAAGAAGATAAGCCACTGCGACAAGGAGTTTGATTGCGATGATGGCGTAACTTGTATCCACCAGACTTGGGTGTGCGATGGCGAGAAAGACTGTCCAAATGGTGCGGACGAATCCCCACAGAGATGTCAGAATGTCACCTGCAGACCCGATCAATTTCAGTGCGAAGATCGACGTTCTTGCATCCCAG GTTATCTGTACTGCAATGGCAAAGCCGAATGCGCTGACGGAAGCGACGAGAAGAATTGCACGAGCAAAATCGAAGTCTGCGATCCACAGACTCAGTTCAAATGCGGAAAAGGCTCATGCATTCCCCTGAATAGGGTCTGCAACAAATATCCAGATTGCATCGGCTCGGAGGACGAGAACGAGGAACTCTGCGGTGTGAACGAGTGCGCGAAAAATAATGGTGGATGCTCGCAGATTTGCGTCGATCTGCCTATCGGTTACCGATGCGACTGCCAACCGGGATACAGACTCATTGACAATCGCACATGCGATG ATATCGACGAATGTTTGGAGCCTGGCAGCTGTTCTCAGTTTTGCCAGAATGAGAAAGGCGGTTTCAAGTGCAACTGCGCCCCAGGTTATCTTAGAGATCCGCGCAATTCAACACGCTGCAAAGCCGCGGAGGGTCACGCGAGTTTATTATTCGCCCGTCGACACGACATCCGAAAAGTAGCTCTGGACCGCCAGGAAATGACCGCCATCGTAAACAACACCAAAATGGCAACAGCTTTAGACTTTGTCTTTCGTACCGGGATGATCTTCTGGAGCGACGTcagcgagaaaaaaatttacaa AGCTCCAATCGACGAAGGCAATGAGCGCACGGTCGTTATCGAGAATGATCTTACCACGTCAGACGGATTGGCAGTTGATTGGATTTACAGTCACATTTATTGGACAGATTCCGGGAAGGATACCATCGAATTAGCCAATTTTGAAGGAAACATGAGGAAGACTCTGATACGAGATCGCATTCAAGAACCTAGAGCGATAGCGCTGAATCCTTTGGAAGGCTGGATGTTCTGGACGGACTGGAGCGATGAGGCTCGCATTGAACGGGCTGGCATGGATGGCACTCATCGATCG GTGATTGTCGGCAATGATGTCAAGTGGCCTAATGGCTTAACTTTAGACCTGATCGGCAAGAGAGTTTATTGGGTGGACGCCAAATTAAACATCATAGGTTCTTGCAATTACGACGGCACGGGCAGACGAACGGTTCTCTTCTCCCCCGTCACTCTCAGGCATCCTTTCAGCATTACAACATTCGAAGATTACGTGTACTGGTCCGATTGGGATAAAGAAACGATCTTCAAAGCTAACAAGTTTACCGGGCTGGAAGTCGAGGCTGTAACGTCGATCAGAACGCTTCAACATCCGATGGTGGTCCATGTCTATCACCCTTACAGACAGCCCGACGGGATGAATCAGTGCCAGGCCGTCAACGGGCATTGCAGCCACCTGTGTTTACCGGCACCTAAAATCAACTCCAGATCACCGCTGTTGTCATGCGCCTGTCCAGATGGCTTGCGATTATTACCCGATGGATTGATGTGCGTGGAAAATG TTACTACGACCGTAGCACCGTCCACACAAGCGACTACGAAGCCGTTCATGAGGCTCCAGCCTCTGAATGTTTCTACGAGTGATA ATCCACTTTCCTCAGCGGATGCAGACGGGAAGGATAGCATAGGAGCTGAATCTACAGATCCTGGTTTAGTCGCTGGAATCGTGATAGGCGTAGTGTCCTTAGGACTGCTACTACTCGCCCTTGTGGCGATAGTCTGCTACAGGCATTATCTTCATCGCAATGTTACTAGTATGAACTTCGATAACCCCGTCTACAGGAAGACTACAGAGGATCAGTTCAGTCTTGAGAAAAACAGATTTCCGCTTCCCGCAGCTACAGTTGGGGAGGAG GCCCAAGAACCATTGACAAGTCCTGGAACAAATGACTATGTTTAA
- the LOC105673917 gene encoding very low-density lipoprotein receptor-like isoform X3 — MGRGDCHCVLLLVALTALAAANAFSTDSKSACPLRQFRCANGRCIPISWVCDKTDDCTDNSDESPEECKNTQECKESDFKCTNGRCIPNIWHCDGDRDCPDGADEDPAVCRTKTCTPEQFTCHSGNGECVALTWMCDDNPDCSDGSDEAECNDTCRSDEFTCANKHCIQQLWVCDNDNDCGDNSDEKDCGPITCNPDTDFACSEDYCITSRWRCDGDYDCPDRSDETGCKEPPAGKKISHCDKEFDCDDGVTCIHQTWVCDGEKDCPNGADESPQRCQNVTCRPDQFQCEDRRSCIPGYLYCNGKAECADGSDEKNCTSKIEVCDPQTQFKCGKGSCIPLNRVCNKYPDCIGSEDENEELCGVNECAKNNGGCSQICVDLPIGYRCDCQPGYRLIDNRTCDDIDECLEPGSCSQFCQNEKGGFKCNCAPGYLRDPRNSTRCKAAEGHASLLFARRHDIRKVALDRQEMTAIVNNTKMATALDFVFRTGMIFWSDVSEKKIYKAPIDEGNERTVVIENDLTTSDGLAVDWIYSHIYWTDSGKDTIELANFEGNMRKTLIRDRIQEPRAIALNPLEGWMFWTDWSDEARIERAGMDGTHRSVIVGNDVKWPNGLTLDLIGKRVYWVDAKLNIIGSCNYDGTGRRTVLFSPVTLRHPFSITTFEDYVYWSDWDKETIFKANKFTGLEVEAVTSIRTLQHPMVVHVYHPYRQPDGMNQCQAVNGHCSHLCLPAPKINSRSPLLSCACPDGLRLLPDGLMCVENDPLSSADADGKDSIGAESTDPGLVAGIVIGVVSLGLLLLALVAIVCYRHYLHRNVTSMNFDNPVYRKTTEDQFSLEKNRFPLPAATVGEEAQEPLTSPGTNDYV, encoded by the exons ACACCCAGGAGTGCAAGGAGTCAGACTTCAAGTGCACCAATGGCCGATGCATACCCAATATATGGCATTGCGACGGCGACCGAGATTGTCCGGACGGCGCAGATGAGGATCCTGCTGTCTGCA GGACCAAGACCTGCACGCCGGAACAATTCACGTGTCATTCGGGCAATGGGGAGTGCGTGGCATTAACATGGATGTGCGATGACAACCCGGACTGTTCGGACGGTTCAGACGAGGCTGAGTGCA ACGACACTTGCCGGTCGGACGAGTTTACCTGCGCGAATAAGCATTGCATTCAGCAACTGTGGGTCTGCGACAACGATAACGATTGTGGAGACAACAGTGACGAGAAGGATTGCGGGCCGATTACTTGTAATCCTGACACTGATTTTGCGTGTTCCGAGGATTATTGCATAACATCGCGGTGGAGATGCGATGGCGATTACGATTGTCCTGATCGATCTGACGAAACAGGATGCAAG GAACCTCCGGCTGGAAAGAAGATAAGCCACTGCGACAAGGAGTTTGATTGCGATGATGGCGTAACTTGTATCCACCAGACTTGGGTGTGCGATGGCGAGAAAGACTGTCCAAATGGTGCGGACGAATCCCCACAGAGATGTCAGAATGTCACCTGCAGACCCGATCAATTTCAGTGCGAAGATCGACGTTCTTGCATCCCAG GTTATCTGTACTGCAATGGCAAAGCCGAATGCGCTGACGGAAGCGACGAGAAGAATTGCACGAGCAAAATCGAAGTCTGCGATCCACAGACTCAGTTCAAATGCGGAAAAGGCTCATGCATTCCCCTGAATAGGGTCTGCAACAAATATCCAGATTGCATCGGCTCGGAGGACGAGAACGAGGAACTCTGCGGTGTGAACGAGTGCGCGAAAAATAATGGTGGATGCTCGCAGATTTGCGTCGATCTGCCTATCGGTTACCGATGCGACTGCCAACCGGGATACAGACTCATTGACAATCGCACATGCGATG ATATCGACGAATGTTTGGAGCCTGGCAGCTGTTCTCAGTTTTGCCAGAATGAGAAAGGCGGTTTCAAGTGCAACTGCGCCCCAGGTTATCTTAGAGATCCGCGCAATTCAACACGCTGCAAAGCCGCGGAGGGTCACGCGAGTTTATTATTCGCCCGTCGACACGACATCCGAAAAGTAGCTCTGGACCGCCAGGAAATGACCGCCATCGTAAACAACACCAAAATGGCAACAGCTTTAGACTTTGTCTTTCGTACCGGGATGATCTTCTGGAGCGACGTcagcgagaaaaaaatttacaa AGCTCCAATCGACGAAGGCAATGAGCGCACGGTCGTTATCGAGAATGATCTTACCACGTCAGACGGATTGGCAGTTGATTGGATTTACAGTCACATTTATTGGACAGATTCCGGGAAGGATACCATCGAATTAGCCAATTTTGAAGGAAACATGAGGAAGACTCTGATACGAGATCGCATTCAAGAACCTAGAGCGATAGCGCTGAATCCTTTGGAAGGCTGGATGTTCTGGACGGACTGGAGCGATGAGGCTCGCATTGAACGGGCTGGCATGGATGGCACTCATCGATCG GTGATTGTCGGCAATGATGTCAAGTGGCCTAATGGCTTAACTTTAGACCTGATCGGCAAGAGAGTTTATTGGGTGGACGCCAAATTAAACATCATAGGTTCTTGCAATTACGACGGCACGGGCAGACGAACGGTTCTCTTCTCCCCCGTCACTCTCAGGCATCCTTTCAGCATTACAACATTCGAAGATTACGTGTACTGGTCCGATTGGGATAAAGAAACGATCTTCAAAGCTAACAAGTTTACCGGGCTGGAAGTCGAGGCTGTAACGTCGATCAGAACGCTTCAACATCCGATGGTGGTCCATGTCTATCACCCTTACAGACAGCCCGACGGGATGAATCAGTGCCAGGCCGTCAACGGGCATTGCAGCCACCTGTGTTTACCGGCACCTAAAATCAACTCCAGATCACCGCTGTTGTCATGCGCCTGTCCAGATGGCTTGCGATTATTACCCGATGGATTGATGTGCGTGGAAAATG ATCCACTTTCCTCAGCGGATGCAGACGGGAAGGATAGCATAGGAGCTGAATCTACAGATCCTGGTTTAGTCGCTGGAATCGTGATAGGCGTAGTGTCCTTAGGACTGCTACTACTCGCCCTTGTGGCGATAGTCTGCTACAGGCATTATCTTCATCGCAATGTTACTAGTATGAACTTCGATAACCCCGTCTACAGGAAGACTACAGAGGATCAGTTCAGTCTTGAGAAAAACAGATTTCCGCTTCCCGCAGCTACAGTTGGGGAGGAG GCCCAAGAACCATTGACAAGTCCTGGAACAAATGACTATGTTTAA